The following are from one region of the Littorina saxatilis isolate snail1 linkage group LG4, US_GU_Lsax_2.0, whole genome shotgun sequence genome:
- the LOC138963513 gene encoding uncharacterized protein gives MSALGARCLLVLLAASWQGGQCGECPSNVLTSASRCFPSHFSNGLISNLTAITQHCQNGVFEQSLACLTDIETSCHDNPDKQQLLHSYMDVGRWKASWAQLCSSVHMLQEQSSCWSSTSQQSAACIKGQMSELQERLLKASVDRVATSRSASDTAVTLTAALDNLRHYCNTSRGILSCFQPTLHKLCSANASRLLEDLFRAFQPPLCDVTGHGVRDDDVTTDDNLAKDVNNTPESLSSRSKSLSKANTKSRPEYKSESITKADSGAAMKSLNSVVQVILLLLISYTHVLTVAL, from the exons ATGTCCGCCCTTGGTGCCCGATGTCTTCTCGTCCTTCTCGCCGCCTCCTGGCAAG GTGGCCAGTGCGGGGAGTGTCCGAGCAACGTGCTCACGTCTGCGTCGCGGTGTTTCCCCTCCCACTTCTCTAACGGCCTCATCAGCAACCTGACCGCCATCACCCAGCACTGCCA GAACGGCGTGTTCGAGCAGTCTCTGGCCTGCCTGACTGACATCGAGACGAGTTGCCACGACAACCCCGACAAGCAGCAACTGCTGCACAGCTACATGGATGTGGGACGGTGGAAAGCCAGCTGGGCCCAGCTCTGCTCCAGCGTGCACA TGTTACAAGAGCAGTCGTCATGTTGGAGCAGCACGTCACAGCAGTCAGCGGCCTGCATCAAGGGTCAGATGTCCGAGCTGCAGGAGCGCCTGCTGAAGGCCAGCGTGGACAGAGTGGCCACCTCGCGCTCAGCTTCGGACACCGCCGTCACTCTGACCGCCGCCCTGGACAACCTGAGGCACTACTGCAA CACGTCACGTGGTATCCTGAGCTGCTTCCAGCCCACCCTCCACAAGCTGTGTTCGGCCAACGCCTCCCGTCTGCTGGAGGACCTGTTCCGCGCCTTCCAGCCGCCCCTCTGTGACGTCACGGGGCACGGGGTCAGGGACGATGACGTCACCACGGACGACAACTTGGCCAAGGACGTTAACAACACTCCGGAGTCCCTATCATCCCGTTCAAAATCTCTTTCAAAAGCCAATACAAAGTCGAGACCGGAATATAAGTCAGAGTCGATTACTAAAGCAGATAGCGGAGCTGCAATGAAGTCGTTAAATTCCGTGGTACAAGTGATTCTCCTCTTGTTAATATCCTACACACACGTCCTTACCGTCGCGTTGTGA